CCCGGATCTCCCGCGGTCGGACGGTCAGACAGGTCGCCGTCACGGGCGTGATCGCCTCGACGGGCATCACGATCCCGTGGTTCGCCACGATGGGCGGGACCGCCATCTTCCTGCAGGAGAACGGCCGGGCGGACATCCTCACGGTCGTCAGCAATCTCGGCGAGGCCGCCTCGGGCTACCCGCTGTTCGAGGCCCTGCCGCTGGGCGGGCTGTTGACCGTGCTGTTTCTCGTGCTCGTGACGACGTTTCTCGTCACCTCCGCGGACTCCTCGACGCTGGCGCTCGGCATGCTCACCACCGGCGGCGCGGAGCGCCCCTCGACGATCAACCGCGTCATCTGGGGCTTCCTGATCGGCGCGCTGGCCTCGCTCCTGATGGTCATCGGCGGGGTCGACGCGCTGCAGGCGGCCGCCATCATCACGGGCGGGCCGTTCGCGCTCGTCACGCTGCTGGCGGTGGCGTCGATGATCCTCACGTTCGGCAAGCAGCGCGCGCTGTTCCTCCGCGAGGAGGACGAGGTCGACGTCCCGGCGTCTGCGGACGTCATCGAGGGCGGGGCACAGGACGACGACTGAACCGATCTATTCGAGTTTCCCGCGACGAACGGTGAGAACGGGGACGTTCGCGGTCCGGACGACCCGCTCGGTCACGTTACCGAGGATCACGTCCTGAACCCCGTCACGGCCGTGGGTTCCCATGACGATACAGTCGATGCCGTTCTCCTCGGCGTACTCGACGATCTCCTTGTGGGCCTTCCCGTGCTCGACGGCGGCGACGCCCGAGACGCCGCGCGCCTCGGCG
The DNA window shown above is from Halalkalicoccus sp. NIPERK01 and carries:
- a CDS encoding universal stress protein codes for the protein MYDRILIPTDGSEEARKAVDHGIDLAAAVNASVHALFVVESRLSALPSDSMRQVTEREEWVRYGEEVTEEVVADAEARGVSGVAAVEHGKAHKEIVEYAEENGIDCIVMGTHGRDGVQDVILGNVTERVVRTANVPVLTVRRGKLE